The Aspergillus luchuensis IFO 4308 DNA, chromosome 7, nearly complete sequence genome has a segment encoding these proteins:
- a CDS encoding uncharacterized protein (COG:T;~EggNog:ENOG410PJCI;~InterPro:IPR000719,IPR011009;~go_function: GO:0004672 - protein kinase activity [Evidence IEA];~go_function: GO:0005524 - ATP binding [Evidence IEA];~go_process: GO:0006468 - protein phosphorylation [Evidence IEA]), whose protein sequence is MRGRCAKSRYRVIHKLGHGTFSTIWLSRDEQKAASVTVKVSTGDSSAHEAKILRMLMNRWPAHTNEPLLFPSYSAWTNSKLRARMGCIVTAPAQSSVSAASFCCYFQKETARVVAAELALAVAFVHAQDYVHGDIHPGNILIHLPTSLDKLSVQEFYEQFGEPYTEPVVRLDGQPPPPGVPKCGTMPVWLGKRAFEIPPDEAQLLLRDFGESFSPSDTEQRRRGQDCPSPLPVIPPEAYFEPDSPLSFPSDIWSLACAMYSIFGLRWLFDATLATRHDIASQQIDVIGEIPPEWWNTWEKRHEYFEEIGRSKKDRFVYPSLEQSFEKDVQAARQRDNMSSFAKKEQVAILSMLRSMLAMKPEKRATATDVLSSVWMVTWGLPAVKRARDNRKTGGVWHGQKVDARSLI, encoded by the exons ATGCGTGGGAGATGTGCTAAGAGCAGGTACCGAGTGATTCACAAACTGGGCCATGGGACCTTTTCTACTATTTGGCTGTCACGAGACGAGCAAAAGGCAGCCTCCGTGACGGTCAAAGTAAGCACTGGAGATTCCTCCGCTCATGAAGCAAAGATATTGCGTATGCTCATGAATCGCTGGCCGGCACATACAAACGAGCCTCTCTTGTTTCCGTCCTACTCGGCCTGGACGAATTCGAAATTGAGGGCCCGAATGGGCTGCATTGTCACAGCACCCGCTCAGAGCAGTGTATCTGCAGCATCATTCTGTTGCTACTTCCAAAAAGAAACGGCTCGTGTTGTAGCTGCCGAACTTGCTCTTGCTGTTGCATTTGTTCATGCTCAAGACTATGTTCATGGAG ATATTCATCCTGGAAACATCCTGATACACCTACCTACTAGCCTTGACAAGCTCTCAGTCCAGGAATTCTATGAGCAGTTCGGTGAGCCATATACGGAACCAGTTGTGAGACTGGACGGACAGCCTCCCCCTCCTGGCGTCCCTAAGTGTGGGACAATGCCGGTCTGGTTAGGAAAACGAGCATTCGAAATTCCGCCGGATGAGGCCCAGCTCCTTCTTAGGGACTTTGGCGAGAGCTTCTCCCCTTCCGACACTGAGCAGCGGCGCCGTGGGCAGGACTGTCCCTCGCCGCTTCCAGTCATACCGCCTGAAGCCTACTTTGAACCGGACAGCCCTCTTTCATTTCCCTCGGACATCTGGAGTCTTGCATGTGCTATGTATTCCATATTTGGCCTGCGGTGGCTGTTTGATGCAACACTCGCCACTCGACATGACATAGCCTCTCAACAAATAGATGTCATTGGAGAAATTCCGCCTGAATGGTGGAATACATGGGAGAAACGCCATGAGTATTTTGAAGAGATCGGAAGGTCTAAGAAAGATCGGTTTGTTTATCCATCTCTTGAGCAGAGTTTCGAGAAGGACGTACAGGCCGCACGACAGAGGGACAATATGTCCTCGTTCGCCAAAAAGGAGCAGGTAGCCATTCTAAGCATGCTTCGCTCAATGCTGGCAATGAAACCTGAGAAGCGAGCAACAGCGACGGATGTCCTGAGCTCAGTCTGGATGGTGACTTGGGGATTACCAGCTGTGAAGAGGGCGCGTGATAACCGGAAAACAGGAGGTGTATGGCATGGCCAAAAGGTTGATGCAAGGTCCTTGATTTAA
- a CDS encoding cytochrome P450 (COG:Q;~EggNog:ENOG410PKH2;~InterPro:IPR001128,IPR017972,IPR002401,IPR036396;~PFAM:PF00067;~TransMembrane:1 (n2-13c18/19o448-465i);~go_function: GO:0005506 - iron ion binding [Evidence IEA];~go_function: GO:0016705 - oxidoreductase activity, acting on paired donors, with incorporation or reduction of molecular oxygen [Evidence IEA];~go_function: GO:0020037 - heme binding [Evidence IEA];~go_process: GO:0055114 - oxidation-reduction process [Evidence IEA]) has translation MFVYAWLGIALLTYHAFRSIYRLCFHPLRKIPGPKLAAITYGYEFYYNVIKGGKFVWEIERMHKIYGPIIRINPDEVHINDPDYYEEIYTSRARRREKDPFQVAQFDIDGAAFSSITPEIHRQRRAPLDRFFSKQAISNIEYLIYDSLDKVIKAYKEAFQSKSVVSLDAGFAGLTADIIHQYAFGFNPGNLDVEGFNESVRDAANAVLQGMHLLNFFPFIKVVFGLLPHGLLRLINEPAVKLAEEKEDLLARSAAALERNQTPVKEDEKISNSKGAILDAIAAPRMPEHMRTPKRLMEEGLSLAIAGTETTARALSVGTYHLLTKEHVRLKLKEELKTVMPTPDMRVSRTELEKLPYLSGVINESMRLATGVSSRMTRIAPTEALVYKEHVIPPGSLFSSSNVFILMNPNIFPNPHDFDPERWIRAAEKGERLDRYLVNFSKGARICLGMQLAIAELFIVIASLMRQFDMELVDTPKETIEFARDFGAPYPEKGNLFIKARITGLAQE, from the exons atgttTGTATACGCATGGCTAGGCATAGCTCTCCTCACTTACCATGCTTTCCGCAGCATATATAGGCTGTGTTTCCATCCACTTCGCAAAATTCCTGGCCCGAAGCTAGCAGCTATCACCTACGGTTACGAATTCTACTACAATGTTATCAAGGGCGGCAAGTTCGTGTGGGAAATTGAACGCATGCATAAGATATATG GCCCGATCATTCGCATCAACCCCGATGAAGTCCACATCAACGACCCGGATTACTACGAGGAAATCTATACTTCCCGTGCTCGCCGGCGAGAGAAAGACCCTTTCCAAGTAGCCCAGTTCGACATCGACGGCGCAGCCTTCTCGAGCATCACACCTGAGATACATCGTCAACGACGCGCCCCTCTTGATAGATTCTTCTCGAAACAAgccatctccaacatcgAGTACCTCATCTACGACAGCCTAGACAAGGTCATCAAAGCCTACAAGGAGGCATTCCAGAGTAAAAGTGTAGTGAGCTTGGACGCCGGGTTTGCAGGCTTGACTGCGgatatcatccaccagtATGCCTTTGGGTTCAACCCGGGCAACCTAGACGTGGAGGGATTCAACGAAAGCGTACGAGATGCCGCCAACGCGGTCTTGCAAGGGATGCACTTACTCAatttcttccctttcatcAAAGTGGTCTTTGGCCTGCTGCCGCACGGGTTGCTGCGCCTGATCAATGAGCCAGCAGTGAAATTagcggaggagaaagaggatttGTTGGCGCGAAGCGCGGCAGCGCTAGAGAGGAACCAGACCCCCGtgaaggaagatgaaaagaTCAGTAATAGCAAAGGTGCAATCCTGGATGCTATTGCTGCGCCTCGTATGCCTGAACATATGCGGACGCCTAAAAGACTCATGGAGGAGGGGCTTTCTCTGGCTATTGCGGGAACAGAAACCACAGCGCGGGCGCTCTCTGTCGGGACCTATCACTTGCTTACAAAAGAGCATGTTCGGCTCAAGTTGAAAGAGGAACTGAAGACCGTTATGCCTACACCTGATATGCGGGTTAGTCGcacggagctggagaagttgCCTTATCTG TCTGGTGTCATCAACGAATCCATGCGTCTTGCAACAGGTGTATCGTCCAGGATGACCAGAATAGCTCCCACAGAGGCACTGGTTTATAAGGAACATGTCATTCCCCCTGGT AGTCTATTTAGCTCATCCAacgtcttcatcctcatgaACCCCAACATCTTCCCCAATCCCCACGACTTCGATCCGGAACGCTGGATTCGAGCTGCCGAAAAGGGGGAGCGATTAGACCGGTACCTGGTGAACTTTTCCAAGGGTGCTCGGATTTGCCTTGGCATGCA ACTCGCTATTGCCGAGCTTTTCATTGTTATCGCTTCTCTTATGCGCCAATTTGATATGGAGCTGGTCGACACTCCCAAGGAGACCATTGAATTCGCCCGAGACTTTGGGGCGCCGTATCCTGAGAAGGGAAATTTGTTCATCAAAGCGAGAATTACGGGGTTGGCTCAGGAGTAG
- a CDS encoding uncharacterized protein (COG:S;~EggNog:ENOG410PKUF;~InterPro:IPR001077,IPR036388,IPR016461,IPR029063, IPR036390;~PFAM:PF00891;~go_function: GO:0008168 - methyltransferase activity [Evidence IEA];~go_function: GO:0008171 - O-methyltransferase activity [Evidence IEA]) translates to MSVHQNDHVIDSDEVDRIAIAPNAPDQVPRLISKINTHGQAFMMGQSSVRAQLADAAESLLAALETPRETIHRQSFRNPSGWAAINIAIDLGIFRLLVETKRPKSIPELASATGADPVLLGRIMRHLGAIHAVVETKRGEYTTNGFSFTLAHRKYSDSILAAAGSMYPSINGIPEFLRQTGYQNPSDGRHCPLQMVYRTTDSLFEYLAHNPVVGAQFNTLMEVYHQGRASWMDPGFYPVDQLMSPSPIGEHDVLLVDVGGGRGHDISELRAKWPNLPGRLILQDQPAVLAEATNLHPSIEPMSHDFFTEQPIKGARAYFLHSILHDWPDKDCHQILEPLRAAMIPRVSRLLINDYVMPEQGAHWQATSQDINMMSILGSLERTESQWRQLLTEAGFRVVNVWTVDWWSESLIECEVVASSASETVRDRL, encoded by the exons ATGAGCGTGCACCAGAACGACCATGTGATTGACAGCGACGAGGTCGACCGCATCGCCATTGCCCCAAATGCCCCCGACCAGGTACCACGTCTGATCTCAAAGATCAATACACATGGTCAGGCCTTTATGATGGGGCAGTCTAGCGTGCGAGCTCAATTGGCAGACGCTGCGGAGTCGCTGTTGGCCGCACTCGAAACTCCACGAGAAACGATCCATAGGCAGAGCTTTCGGAAC CCCAGTGGATGGGCTGCCATTAATATTGCCATCGACCTGGGCATATTTCGCCTGCTAGTTGAGACCAAGCGGCCCAAGTCGATCCCGGAACTGGCCAGTGCCACCGGTGCGGACCCTGTCCTGCTGG GGCGTATTATGAGGCATCTGGGGGCTATCCACGCCGTCGTTGAAACAAAACGCGGCGAATACACTACTAATGGGTTTTCCTTCACACTCGCCCACAGGAAATATTCTGACTCTATCCTCGCAGC cgCGGGCTCCATGTACCCCTCCATCAATGGTATACCTGAGTTTCTTCGCCAAACTGGCTACCAAAATCCCTCCGACGGCCGTCACTGTCCCCTTCAAATGGTCTATCGCACGACGGACTCGCTTTTTGAGTATCTCGCTCATAACCCAGTCGTTGGCGCGCAATTCAACACTCTCATGGAAGTCTACCATCAGGGTCGTGCCAGCTGGATGGACCCAGGCTTCTACCCGGTCGATCAACTCATGTCTCCATCCCCGATAGGTGAGCATGACGTGCTTCTGGTCGacgttggtggtggaagaggcCACGACATCAGCGAGTTGCGCGCCAAGTGGCCGAACCTTCCCGGGAGGTTGATTCTTCAAGATCAGCCTGCAGTCCTAGCTGAGGCTACCAATCTACATCCGTCTATCGAACCCATGAGCCATGATTTTTTCACCGAGCAGCCAATCAAGG GAGCTCGCGCCTACTTCCTCCACTCCATCCTCCACGATTGGCCGGACAAAGACTGCCATCAAATCCTCGAACCCCTCAGAGCCGCCATGATCCCACGGGTCAGTCGGCTCCTAATCAATGATTATGTTATGCCTGAACAGGGTGCGCACTGGCAGGCAACATCGCAGGACATCAACATGATGTCGATTTTGGGGAGCTTAGAGCGGACTGAATCACAGTGGCGGCAGTTGTTGACCGAGGCGGGTTTCCGCGTTGTTAATGTATGGACTGTTGATTGGTGGTCGGAGAGTTTGATTGAGTGTGAAGTGgtggcttcttcggcgagtGAGACTGTCAGAGACAGACTTTAG
- a CDS encoding uncharacterized protein (COG:I;~EggNog:ENOG410PFMX;~InterPro:IPR001199,IPR012171,IPR005804,IPR036400;~PFAM:PF00173,PF00487;~TransMembrane:5 (i209-234o254-276i335-356o376-395i402-421o);~go_component: GO:0016021 - integral component of membrane [Evidence IEA];~go_function: GO:0016491 - oxidoreductase activity [Evidence IEA];~go_process: GO:0006629 - lipid metabolic process [Evidence IEA]), whose amino-acid sequence MALPRKDQVLSSREIEGLIAAGQSIVIVNQKVLRVDSWIPYHPGGHKTIQHMVGKDATDEFTVFHSEETIKMADRYQIGRVEGRWRNFVPPIQGGQFRPYLDDKPPSDTKQNAPTTSATDKSEPTDNGDGRLSPIHQAATELNTKEAMTFLDSQTKEEISLTLTRYPSLDEATQGDIIKKYQHLHDQIQAEGLYNCNYMAYAKEFARCSLIFTTMLLFLHYGWYCTSAIFLGFFWSQLVFSAHDAAHVAITHNFTIDSLIGMIIAAPIGGLSLGWWKRTHNVHHIVTNAPEHDPDNQHLPFFAVNHRFLGNLFSSYHERLMPYTRAASRLVPYQAYLYYPVLMFGRFNLYVQSWIFLIQGQGPRKGPAWWHRHFEIVGNLLFWLWFGYGLVYRSIPTAWDRFLFVMISHMVTMPLHVQFTLSHFAMSTMDLGPSESFAQRMLRTTMDIDCPEWLDFIHGGLQFQAIHHLFPRVPRHNLRRTQKLVLEFCREVGIPYALYGFVDGNQKVVGSLAEVSRQAAILAKCQRTIAERGDLLYGR is encoded by the exons ATGGCACTGCCCCGGAAAGACCAGGTTCTCTCGTCCCGAGAAATCGAGGGCTTGATTGCTGCCGGACAATCCATTGTCATTGTCAATCAGAAAGTGCTACGTGTCGATTCATGGATCCCATACCATCCCGGGGGTCACAAAACCATCCAACACATGGTCGGCAAGGACGCCACCGATGAATTCACCGT ATTCCACTCAGAGGAGACCATCAAAATGGCCGATCGGTACCAGATCGGCCGGGTAGAGGGACGATGGCGGAATTTTGTGCCTCCCATCCAGGGTGGACAGTTCAGACCGTATCTGGACGATAAGCCACCTTCAGACACCAAGCAAAATGCTCCTACTACTTCTGCCACGGACAAAAGTGAGCCAACTGACAATGGAGATGGCCGCCTCAGTCCAATTCATCAAGCAGCGACTGAGCTCAACACCAAAGAAGCAATGACCTTCCTAGACAGCCAAACCAAGGAAGAAATCAGCCTCACCCTAACCCGCTACCCATCCCTCGACGAAGCGACCCAaggcgacatcatcaagaagTACCAACATCTCCATGACCAGATTCAAGCCGAAGGCCTCTACAACTGCAACTACATGGCCTACGCGAAAGAATTCGCACGCTGCTCACTaatcttcaccaccatgctcctcttcctacATTATGGCTGGTACTGCACCAgcgccatcttcctcggcttcttctggtCTCAACTTGTCTTCTCCGCCCACGACGCCGCCCACGTCGCCATCACCCACAACTTCACCATCGACAGCCTAATTGGCATGATCATCGCTGCCCCCATCGGCGGCCTCTCCCTGGGCTGGTGGAAACGCACCCACAACGTCCACCACATCGTAACCAACGCCCCCGAGCATGACCCAGACAACCAacacctccccttcttcgccgtcaaCCACCGCTTCCTGGGAAACCTCTTCTCCAGCTATCACGAGCGCCTCATGCCCTACACAAGAGCAGCCAGCCGTCTCGTCCCCTACCAAGCCTACCTCTACTACCCCGTCCTCATGTTCGGCCGCTTCAACCTCTATGTCCAATCCTggatcttcctcatccagggCCAAGGTCCCCGTAAAGGCCCAGCCTGGTGGCACCGCCACTTCGAAATCGTCGgcaacctcctcttctggctctggTTCGGCTACGGCCTCGTATACCGCTCCATCCCGACAGCCTGGGACCgattcctcttcgtcatgaTAAGCCACATGGTCACCATGCCACTGCACGTGCAATTCACCCTCTCCCATTTTGCCATGTCAACGATGGACCTCGGGCCCAGTGAATCTTTCGCCCAGCGCATGCTCCGCACAACCATGGACATCGATTGTCCCGAGTGGTTGGATTTCATCCATGGCGGGTTGCAGTTCCAGGCGATTCATCATCTGTTCCCCCGTGTCCCGAGACATAATCTGCGGAGGACGCAGAAGCTTGTGCTGGAGTTCTGTCGGGAGGTGGGCATCCCTTATGCGCTGTATGGGTTCGTAGATGGTAATCAGAAGGTTGTGGGCAGTTTGGCGGAGGTTAGCCGTCAGGCTGCAATCTTGGCAAAGTGCCAGAGGACGATAGCAGAACGGGGGGATTTATTGTATGGGAGGTGA
- a CDS encoding 5'-methylthioadenosine/S-adenosylhomocysteine nucleosidase family protein (COG:S;~EggNog:ENOG410PWFA;~InterPro:IPR000845,IPR035994;~PFAM:PF01048;~go_function: GO:0003824 - catalytic activity [Evidence IEA];~go_process: GO:0009116 - nucleoside metabolic process [Evidence IEA]) produces MPWSTTNTVRDNYYAYYHGNPPITLLERREQPFVNIPPNLHRDLNGVLLPESISAQLLHNCVAPPYRTANVRGNTILDVPSPAAGVYGTPTGRQYYISNAGLSYVPNNTAAALWHTGQSSPLPPSTQLPKQPIHWQNIGDRDFQRPVIRDRSQAPVRITNEHAGMHQQWQEHLTDDFIRYRNDAIHHTGLVQAGYSPNRGLENIQFAPGPYSRAIPDFDTMSAPRTQLESRMTEARQYPAHGGLDQFELGHEAATLGSLSPPRPTSRSDFEIAIICALTVEQDAVHALFDHYWDDNGPAYGKHPCDPNAYSCGAIGRHNVVLVHMPGMGKASAAAVAAHCRVSFPNLKLALVVGVCGALPFTNTDQETILGDVIIGDGVIQYDFGRQYPDQFVRRNTLLEALGRPSPEIRAHLAKLKNRRGLASLHHAMCAHLRFLQSHPQFKEDYHYPGAEQDVLYKPESNIVVSRRRLEQPSPKPHVHFGAIASGDTSMRSGMRRDSIATREGIIAFEMEGAGISDNIPHVIIKGVSDYADSHKTKAWQPYAAGTAAACMKAFLETWVPTRRLC; encoded by the exons ATGCCATGGTCCACGACCAACACTGTACGAGACAATTATTACGCCTATTACCACGGGAACCCTCCCATTACTCTACTTGAGCGCCGGGAACAGCCATTCGTCAACATACCGCCGAATCTTCATAGGGACCTGAATGGAGTTCTGCTACCCGAATCCATATCAGCACAGCTGTTGCATAACTGTGTTGCACCACCCTATCGTACAGCAAATGTCAGGGGAAACACCATCTTAGATGTCCCTTCTCCGGCAGCGGGTGTCTATGGCACACCGACTGGCAGGCAGTACTACATCTCAAATGCTGGTCTCAGCTACGTGCCAAACAACACGGCAGCTGCTCTTTGGCACACTGGCCAATCTTCTCCGCTGCCCCCGTCTACCCAACTACCCAAACAACCAATCCACTGGCAAAATATAGGCGATCGTGATTTTCAACGCCCAGTCATTAGGGATCGAAGTCAGGCTCCTGTTCGGATCACCAATGAACATGCCGGAATGCACCAGCA ATGGCAGGAGCACCTCACAGACGATTTCATACGATACCGAAATGATGCTATTCATCATACTGGCTTGGTCCAGGCAGGATATTCGCCGAATAGGGGTCTCGAAAACATTCAGTTCGCCCCTGGTCCTTATTCCCGCGCTATCCCAGACTTCGATACGATGTCAGCCCCGAGAACCCAGTTAGAATCGCGTATGACAGAAGCGCGGCAATATCCAGCCCATGGAGGTTTAGATCAATTTGAGCTCGGCCATGAAGCTGCTACGCTAGGCAGTTTGTCACCTCCGCGTCCCACCTCACGGAGTGACTTCGAAATTGCTATCATCTGTGCTCTGACAGTCGAGCAAGACGCAGTCCATGCCCTCTTTGACCATTACTGGGATGACAATGGGCCCGCATATGGCAAACACCCCTGTGACCCTAACGCATATTCATGCGGTGCGATTGGCCGGCACAACGTCGTGCTCGTGCACATGCCAGGTATGGGAAAAGCAAGCGCCGCAGCAGTTGCCGCTCACTGCCGAGTGAGCTTTCCAAACCTGAAACTGGCCCTCGTAGTAGGCGTCTGCGGGGCTCTTCCGTTCACTAATACTGATCAGGAGACTATACTGGGCGATGTGATCATCGGTGATGGCGTCATCCAGTACGACTTTGGGAGACAGTACCCAGACCAGTTTGTCCGCAGGAACACCCTTCTCGAAGCGCTTGGCAGACCTAGTCCTGAGATACGTGCACACCTGGCAAAATTGAAAAATCGCCGCGGTCTTGCGTCACTTCATCATGCTATGTGTGCCCATCTTCGCTTTCTTCAAAGTCACCCTCAGTTCAAGGAAGACTATCATTATCCTGGCGCTGAACAGGATGTGTTATATAAACCGGAGTCTAACATTGTTGTCTCACGTCGGCGACTGGAACAACCCAGTCCCAAGCCTCATGTCCACTTTGGTGCCATTGCATCTGGCGATACATCGATGAGAAGCGGAATGCGCCGCGACTCTATCGCAACAAGAGAGGGGATTATTGCATTTGAGATGGAGGGTGCAGGTATCTCCGACAACATACCACATGTGATTATCAAGGGTGTGAGCGACTATGCAGACTCGCATAAGACCAAGGCTTGGCAACCCTATGCTGCCGGCACTGCCGCTGCTTGTATGAAGGCCTTCTTAGAAACTTGGGTTCCAACTCGGAGGCTGTGCTAA